From the Malus domestica chromosome 17, GDT2T_hap1 genome, one window contains:
- the LOC103404231 gene encoding cytosolic Fe-S cluster assembly factor NBP35 — MENGEIPEDANEHCPGPQSDSAGKSDACEGCPNQQICATAPKGPDPDVVAIAERMATVKHKILVLSGKGGVGKSTFSAQLAFALAAMDFQVGLLDIDICGPSIPKMLGLEGQEIHQSNLGWSPVYVEQNLGVMSIGFMLPDPDDAVIWRGPRKNALIKQFLKDVYWGELDFLIVDAPPGTSDEHISIVQYLDAGSIDGAIIVTTPQQVSMIDVRKEVSFCKKVGVHVLGVVENMSGLSQPLMDFKFLRMTETGEQVDVTEWAREQLKERSPEFSNIVAFTEVFDSSRGGAERMCGEMGVPFLGKVPLDPQLCKAAEEGRSCFVDQKCGVSAPALKKIVDKMMKNQGVTTMLVDNDA; from the exons ATGGAGAATGGTGAAATTCCAGAAGACGCCAACGAAC ATTGCCCGGGTCCGCAGTCCGATTCGGCTGGAAAATCCGACGCCTGCGAAGGATGCCCGAACCAGCAGATTTGTGCTACTGCTCCCAAGGGCCCCGACCCAg ACGTGGTTGCAATTGCAGAAAGGATGGCCACTGTAAAGCATAAGATACTGGTTTTATCAGGAAAAGGTGGAGTTGGCAAGAGCACATTCTCTGCCCAACTTGCATTTGCACTAGCAGCTATGGACTTCCAGGTGGGACTTCTTGATATCGATATTTGTGGCCCGAGCATCCCAAAGATGCTCGGCCTAGAAGGCCAAGAAATCCACCAGAGCAACCTTGGCTGGTCTCCTGTCTATGTTGAGCAAAACCTCGGGGTCATGTCAATTGGGTTTATGCTTCCGGATCCTGATGATGCTGTTATATGGAGGGGGCCGCGCAAAAATGCGCTCATCAAGCAATTCTTGAAGGATGTTTATTGGGGCGAGCTTGATTTCCTGATAGTGGATGCTCCTCCTGGAACCTCGGACGAGCATATTTCAATTGTCCAATACCTTGATGCTGGCTCAATAGATGgtgcaatcatagtcaccactccACAACAGGTCTCCATGATTGATGTTCGGAAAGAAGTGAGTTTCTGCAAGAAAGTTGGAGTTCATGTCCTTGGGGTTGTTGAAAACATGAGTGGTTTGTCCCAGCCATTGAtggatttcaaatttttgagGATGACAGAGACCGGTGAGCAAGTAGATGTCACAGAATGGGCTAGGGAGCAGCTGAAAGAGAGATCGCCAGAATTTTCAAACATAGTAGCTTTTACTGAAGTGTTTGATAGCAGTCGCGGTGGAGCTGAAAGAATGTGCGGGGAAATGGGGGTACCCTTTCTGGGGAAGGTACCGTTGGATCCGCAGCTTTGTAAGGCGGCCGAAGAAGGTAGATCTTGTTTTGTTGATCAGAAATGTGGGGTGAGTGCACCTGCACTGAAGAAAATCGtcgataaaatgatgaaaaaccaGGGAGTAACTACAATGTTGGTCGACAACGATGCATAG